One genomic region from Drosophila busckii strain San Diego stock center, stock number 13000-0081.31 chromosome 3R, ASM1175060v1, whole genome shotgun sequence encodes:
- the LOC108604243 gene encoding uncharacterized protein LOC108604243 codes for MNKLRPYVPSKRVAIRDSIDEDISDDVDDEVFIKDARSAKRSEEQGLKRPLMAPRRKHSLGSSSTPIMKQHKRRRCCRWCEPFCYTLAALTVLCALLSLAALLLTLFPLPVQRINHWWSEPKVAAPADNVAYGSSLGSEFVPCTQISVQRLWTRSLPRMNSESPLRAADLNGDGIKELIFGYGVDDNIHYEGIPLPRCKSAQQTDDVPCEGGVVALNGIDGSILWQTWSVANVFSLHCNVDIDRDGVTDCVAAGRLGMIFAISGSIGQVIWNFHELEVETNSPIVMDLYTINVLRDLDGDEVPEIIAAHLEEREESRAGHIKLISGKTGKVLRSIPTPHREEMFVPIQLLTRNDGTELLLMLTGGQNTPGGIYSLRLLTLMAHTSEKHFTPLHQQAASGLMVPAVLTDLNGDGFTDVIVAAFNSSVFAFDGRNYSMMWNYTFPASECVSAIVPGHFDHDNVTDFMVKYNTGPGFPVYYYSQTTILSGLTGQPLLNAVMTDAGGASSLLGGVSISQSFGGDFFLHWQLQCRNRPNARDAYEFVLDSDIILQARADTCRLRFNESTVLKLNAIARHIEPPGAVLFSTDDLEVQLNRTHRPAPAGKQSPLKHPKLLKKLLANREQLLRQAAATERSEQLPITSKHAKHHKRPLSDLLPEEEVADELNGFGNGFLKEPYKEFRDYEPLPLPAENSLRLPEEFELVYNDELPQPEQNDRPIHLRSKYPSGSNRDVRSGDMDLTTSTSTSQPPAAQSPVSLWDLELDNEAHEQAADAAAAVISSSRDSQYQRRRRDEAETTTASPDSMASVNWYMPSISSTGVLLKALGNASSSLDFAFVLNIRESEAYPPLFSPQDLSCVEEKISAYKSYTAENLRVLRKQFLKQCLSERLVDVEPALPQYESQLIVTRIGLTCTCRTLQPGEVCSELDPIEIQRWTEFMGNDGNGYYAD; via the exons ATGAATAAACTGCGACCATATGTGCCATCCAAGCGAGTTGCCATACGGGACTCGATTGATGAGGATATCAGCGATGATGTGGATGATGAGGTGTTTATTAAGGATGCGCGTTCCGCCAAA CGCAGCGAGGAGCAAGGACTCAAGCGTCCGTTGATGGCGCCACGTCGCAAGCACAGCCTCGGCTCCAGCTCCACGCCCATTATGAAGCAACATAAGCGCAGACGCTGCTGCCGTTGGTGCGAGCCCTTTTGCTATACCTTGGCCGCCCTAACCGTGCTCTGTGCTCTTCTAAGTCTGGCTGCCCTTCTGCTCACTTTATTCCCTTTGCCCGTGCAGCGCATAAATCACTGGTGGAGCGAGCCGAAAGTAGCCGCTCCGGCTGACAATGTCGCATATGGCAGCAGCCTTGGCAGCGAGTTTGTGCCCTGCACACAGATTAGCGTGCAGCGCCTTTGGACGCGCAGTCTGCCGCGCATGAACAGCGAGAGTCCTTTGCGTGCCGCTGATCTCAATGGTGATGGCATCAAGGAGCTCATCTTCGGCTACGGCGTGGACGATAATATACATTATGAGGGCATACCGCTGCCGCGCTGCAAGTCCGCGCAGCAAACCGATGATGTGCCCTGCGAGGGCGGCGTTGTAGCCTTGAATGGCATCGATGGCTCCATATTATGGCAGACCTGGAGTGTGGCGAATGTTTTCTCACTACACTGCAATGTAGACATTGATCGCGATGGCGTCACCGACTGCGTAGCCGCTGGCAGACTGGGT ATGATATTTGCCATAAGTGGAAGCATTGGTCAGGTCATCTGGAACTTCCATGAGCTGGAGGTGGAGACCAATTCGCCTATAGTCATGGACTTGTATACAATTAACGTGCTGCGCGATCTGGACGGCGATGAGGTGCCCGAGATTATAGCTGCGCATCTGGAGGAGCGCGAGGAGTCCAGAGCCGGGCACATCAAGCTCATTTCAGGCAAAACGGGAAAAGTGCTGCGCAGCATACCCACGCCACATCGTGAGGAGATGTTTGTGCCCATTCAGCTGCTCACGCGCAACGATGGCaccgagctgctgctcatgcttaCTGGAGGGCAAAACACACCCGGTGGCATTTACAGTCTGCGTCTGTTGACGCTCATGGCGCACACCAGCGAAAAGCATTTCACTCCGCTGCATCAGCAGGCGGCCTCGGGTTTAATGGTGCCAGCTGTGCTAACTGATCTCAATGGCGATGGATTTACTGATGTCATCGTGGCTGCTTTCAATAGCAGCGTCTTTGCCTTTGATGGTCGCAACTACAGCATGATGTGGAACTATACCTTCCCAGCCAGCGAGTGTGTCAGCGCCATTGTGCCTGGACACTTTGATCACGACAATGTCACCGATTTCATGGTGAAGTATAACACCGGTCCAGGCTTTCCCGTGTACTATTATTCGCAGACAACTATACTGAGTGGACTCACTGGTCAGCCCTTGCTCAATGCTGTTATGACAGATGCTGGTGGCGCTAGCAGTCTGCTCGGTGGTGTATCCATTTCGCAAAGCTTCGGTGGCGATTTCTTCCTGCACTGGCAGCTGCAGTGCCGCAACAGGCCCAACGCACGAGATGCGTATGAATTTGTGCTGGATAGTGACATCATTCTACAGGCACGTGCGGATACTTGTCGGCTGCGCTTTAATGAGTCCACGGTGCTGAAACTTAATGCCATTGCTAGACACATTGAGCCACCTGGTGCTGTGCTCTTTAGCACAGATGATTTGGAGGTACAGCTGAATCGCACGCATCGTCCTGCACCAGCTGGTAAGCAGAGTCCACTAAAGCATCCCAAGTTACTCAAGAAACTGCTTGCCAATCGGGAGCAGCTGCTCAGGCAGGCGGCGGCCACGGAGCGAAGTGAACAGTTGCCAATTACGTCTAAGCATGCCAAGCATCATAAGCGTCCGTTGTCAGATCTCTTGCCAGAAGAAGAGGTAGCTGATGAACTTAATGGCTTTGGTAACGGCTTCCTCAAGGAACCCTATAAGGAATTT AGGGACTACGAACCATTGCCGCTGCCTGCTGAAAATTCACTGCGCTTACCCGAAGAATTTGAGCTGGTGTACAATGATGAGTTGCCACAACCGGAGCAGAACGACCGTCCGATACACTTGCGCAGCAAATATCCCAGTGGCAGCAATCGTGATGTACGTAGTGGCGACATGGATCTCACTACATCTACATCTACAAGTCAGCCGCCAGCGGCACAGTCTCCAGTTAGCCTATGGGACTTAGAGCTGGACAATGAGGCGCATGAGCAGGCTGCCGATGCTGCAGCGGCAGTAATAAGCTCCAGCAGAGATTCGCAGTATCAACGTCGCAGGCGCGATGAAGCTGAAACCACCACGGCCTCGCCAGATTCAATGGCTTCAGTTAACTGGTATATGCCTTCCATTTCATCTACAGGTGTGTTGCTCAAGGCGTTAGGTAATGCCAGCTCTTCCCTTGACTTTGCCTTTGTGCTCAATATACGCGAATCTGAGGCATATCCACCGTTGTTCTCGCCGCAGGATTTGAGTTGCGTTGAGGAGAAAATAAGCGCTTATAAAA GTTATACCGCCGAG
- the LOC108604244 gene encoding glycine receptor subunit alpha-4, producing the protein MVAQIILIAICFICLKHYAKGEFQQSLAITDILPEDIKRYDKMRPPKKEGQPTIVYFHVTVMGLDSIDENSMTYVADVFFAQTWKDHRLRLPENMTQEYRLLEVDWLKNMWRPDSFFKNAKSVTFQTMTIPNHYMWLYKDKTILYMVKLTLKLSCIMNFAIYPHDTQECKLQMESLSHTTDDLIFQWDPTTPLVVDENIELPQVALIRNETADCTQVYSTGNFTCLEVIFTLKRRLVYYVFNTYIPTCMIVIMSWVSFWIKPEAAPARVTLGVTSLLTLSTQHAKSQSSLPPVSYLKAVDAFMSVCTVFVFMALMEYCLINIVLSDTPIPKPMAYPPKPVAGEPGKKEGEAGAGTPPGGSNAPGNKPTMMPLADDKIEKIEKIFDEMTKNKRIVTTTRRVVRPPLDADGPWIPRQESRIILTPIVAPPPPPPPPPPAPEPELPKPKLTPAQERLKRAIYIDRSSRVLFPALFASLNCIYWIVFYEYL; encoded by the exons ATGGTAGCGCAAATAATTCTAAttgccatttgttttatttgccttaAACACTACGCCAAGGGTGAATTTCA ACAAAGTCTGGCCATAACTGATATTTTACCGGAGGACATTAAACGGTACGACAAAATGCGTCCGCCCAAGAAGGAGGGTCAGCCCACTATAGTTTATTTCCATGTTACTGTTATGGGCCTGGACTCCATTGATGAGAACTCCATGACCTATGTGGCTGATGTTTTCTTTGCGCAAACCTGGAAGGATCATCGTCTACGTCTGCCTGAGAACATGACGCAGGAGTATCGTCTACTTGAAGTCGATTGGCTCAAGAATATGTGGCGTCCGGACTCGTTCTTCAAGAATGCCAAGTCTGTTACATTTCAAACCATGACTATACCCAATCACTATATGTGGCTCTACAAGGATAagactatactatatatggtCAAGCTGACGCTCAAACTCTCGTGCATCATGAACTTTGCCATTTATCCACATGATACGCAAGAGTGCAAACTACAAATGGAGAGCT TATCTCACACTACAGATGATTTGATCTTTCAATGGGATCCCACGACGCCGCTGGTGGTGGATGAGAACATTGAACTGCCGCAGGTGGCGCTGATACGCAACGAGACTGCGGATTGCACGCAGGTCTACTCAACGGGCAATTTCACCTGCTTGGAGGTGATCTTTACGCTGAAACGTCGTCTGGTCTACTATGTATTCAATACTTATATACCCACCTGCATGATTGTAATCATGTCCTGGGTATCGTTTTGGATCAAACCGGAGGCGGCGCCAGCGCGTGTAACTCTAGGCGTGACGTCACTGCTAACGCTTTCAACGCAGCACGCCAAGTCGCAATCATCGCTGCCGCCAGTGTCCTATCTAAAGGCTGTGGATGCATTCATGTCCGTTTGCACGGTCTTTGTGTTCATGGCGCTGATGGAGTACTGTCTGATAAATATTGTGCTCAGCGATACGCCCATACCCAAGCCCATGGCGTATCCGCCAAAGCCCGTAGCAGGTGAACCAGGAAAAAAGGAGGGCGAAGCAGGCGCGGGCACACCACCCGGTGGCAGCAATGCGCCAGGCAACAAGCCAACTATGATGCCTCTGGCTGAtgataaaattgaaaaaattgaaaagataTTCGATGAAATGACCAAAAATAAACGC aTTGTTACAACAACGCGACGTGTGGTGCGACCACCGTTGGATGCAGATGGACCTTGGATTCCACGCCAGGAATCTCGCATAATATTGACTCCAATAGTagcgccgccaccaccaccgccgccgccgccaccagcaCCTGAGCCAGAGCTGCCCAAGCCGAAGCTTACACCAGCCCAGGAGCGGCTCAAGCGTGCTATCTACATTGATCGCTCCTCGCGTGTGCTCTTCCCAGCGCTCTTTGCCAGTCTCAACTGCATCTATTGGATTGTGTTCTACGAGTATCTTTAA